A genome region from Verrucomicrobiota bacterium includes the following:
- a CDS encoding PD40 domain-containing protein: MNADPNARDKMLNDLGSTMSPASEAIADTPLAPPVIPDHELIRRIGRGSYGEVWLARNALGTWRAVKIVHRAAFDHDRPYEREFEGIRRFEPISRTHPSQLNVLHVGRNDAAGHFYYVMELADAAERSDGVMECRSDGQRASAQDSTTPTLQYSSSYSPRTLRSDLLQRGCLPFDECLQIGLAPATALDHLHRHGLVHRDIKPSNIVFVNGIPKLADIGLVAQAEATLSLVGTEGYLPPEGPGTAQADIFSLGKVLYEMATGRDRQEYPELPTNLIAQPAAERAQLAELNEIIVRACHADLKQRYQTAAELHADLALLQSGKSVSRMRTVERRVRTLARAGALVTALAVLAASAWLWQQKQTREARRLAAENARLAEENRQRIVRLDVANGVRLLDDGDPAGALLWFADALPLVTNNSAEETIHRIRIQQTLNQMPRPAQVLVHEHPVRSMAFSPDGKRLAIGTEWGWVHLWDVQTGEPLWKPLRLESDGIPQMSFTSDGRRLCVDTLYGGGVSPSERIRTTSAAVIDVATGQRLFTKVATNLALAALIGDGRWLVTAESDYVIRVLDVRDGSQVAALKGHTNNILAFSTSTDGNLLASTSEDGTIRLWRLPSGEPVGAPLPFQLEQHFPALSPDGQRLAIREEIVRDGVTNDFIRIWSTETLTSVGKPIEASGASGAFWIDQVPSRRLFSSFGGQMRVFDLDTQAELLPAIRLDKPHGTWAATQDSRRVMFGGRDRIDGLWSLETGEMLAPPFRHGRQILDIALSPDGSQLATITDEGACVLWKLNLRREDAVHRFNANIPGIRRGSPQRLLKGFSPDRRRFLIPLDDETVRLVDVERLAEVNLPGTKPTNCAPHQWTFSADNHQWAIAYAPTNKLESSVVELWRDEGGKLRRQMLPHAKEIQNTGFAPRSAIVEMWYDENGAGRFPWHLHPQKIRNMRFATGSASLITVSGDRQIRSWRTDDGALEHSVTAPETIDESGDLFPDGRTIFIVHRDIGFALFDLVTGSITPTPIGPGTVTAFAFDPAGERFATVTAEQWGRVWSTKTGAPLSPPVRHDGALTWVDWSPDGKRIAMAGVTPEVRVWEASTGELSLPPLRIGDKPLGTVMWSLDGRFIVARSGENVVRVWDSTTGEAVTPLLKHNGDVRLAHLVANNRLITLSLPNKLRAWDLKESRLAPDVLADYAKLTSGRRLNASGVLLPLKPDELAELCRSLRARAPQLFE, from the coding sequence ATGAACGCCGACCCCAACGCACGCGACAAAATGCTGAACGACCTCGGCAGCACAATGTCGCCGGCGTCGGAGGCGATTGCCGACACGCCTCTCGCGCCGCCGGTCATTCCTGACCATGAACTGATCCGGAGGATTGGACGCGGCAGTTACGGGGAGGTGTGGCTCGCTCGCAACGCCCTCGGCACCTGGCGGGCGGTGAAGATTGTCCACCGCGCCGCGTTTGATCACGACCGTCCATACGAACGCGAGTTCGAAGGCATTCGCCGCTTCGAGCCGATTTCCCGAACGCACCCCAGCCAGCTCAACGTGCTGCACGTTGGTCGTAACGATGCCGCCGGCCATTTCTACTACGTCATGGAACTGGCAGACGCGGCGGAACGGAGTGATGGGGTAATGGAGTGTCGGAGTGATGGGCAACGAGCGTCGGCTCAAGATTCCACTACTCCAACACTCCAATACTCCAGTTCCTACTCCCCCCGCACCTTGCGTTCCGATCTCCTGCAACGCGGCTGCCTTCCGTTCGACGAATGCCTGCAAATCGGCCTCGCCCCTGCCACTGCGCTCGACCACTTGCATCGCCACGGACTCGTTCACCGTGACATCAAGCCGTCAAACATTGTCTTCGTGAACGGCATTCCAAAGCTCGCCGACATCGGCCTCGTGGCGCAGGCCGAGGCCACGCTGTCGCTCGTGGGCACGGAAGGTTATCTGCCGCCCGAAGGACCGGGCACCGCTCAGGCCGACATCTTCAGTCTTGGAAAAGTGCTCTACGAAATGGCCACCGGCCGCGACCGCCAGGAATATCCCGAACTGCCGACGAACCTCATCGCGCAACCCGCCGCCGAGCGCGCCCAACTCGCGGAGTTGAACGAAATAATCGTCCGCGCCTGCCACGCCGATCTCAAGCAACGTTACCAAACCGCCGCCGAACTCCACGCCGATCTCGCCTTGCTCCAGAGCGGCAAATCGGTCAGCCGGATGCGGACCGTCGAACGCCGCGTGCGCACGCTGGCGCGGGCCGGCGCCCTTGTGACCGCCCTGGCCGTGCTCGCAGCGAGTGCTTGGCTTTGGCAGCAAAAACAAACTCGTGAAGCCCGCCGCCTCGCGGCCGAGAACGCGCGATTGGCCGAGGAAAACCGTCAGCGCATCGTCCGGCTGGACGTGGCCAACGGCGTGCGCCTGCTCGACGATGGCGATCCTGCGGGCGCGCTACTCTGGTTTGCCGATGCGCTGCCGCTGGTCACAAATAATTCCGCCGAGGAAACCATCCACCGCATCCGCATCCAGCAAACGCTGAATCAGATGCCGCGCCCGGCACAAGTCCTGGTTCACGAGCATCCCGTCAGATCCATGGCGTTCAGCCCGGATGGAAAGCGATTGGCCATTGGCACAGAATGGGGTTGGGTCCACCTGTGGGATGTCCAAACGGGTGAGCCACTTTGGAAGCCTTTGCGTCTGGAGAGCGATGGAATCCCTCAGATGAGTTTCACGTCCGATGGTCGGCGCTTGTGCGTGGACACTTTGTACGGTGGAGGCGTCAGTCCTTCCGAACGAATTCGCACCACCAGTGCGGCGGTCATTGATGTAGCCACGGGGCAACGGCTTTTCACAAAAGTCGCCACCAATCTCGCCCTCGCAGCGCTCATTGGAGATGGTCGTTGGTTGGTGACGGCTGAATCGGATTACGTCATCCGGGTGCTTGATGTTCGTGACGGAAGTCAGGTCGCGGCCCTGAAAGGCCATACCAACAACATTCTTGCGTTCTCCACCAGCACCGACGGCAACTTGCTGGCTTCGACCAGCGAGGATGGGACAATCCGGTTGTGGCGTCTGCCTTCTGGTGAACCAGTTGGTGCTCCGCTTCCGTTTCAACTGGAGCAGCACTTTCCTGCCCTCAGCCCGGATGGACAGCGGCTCGCCATCCGAGAGGAAATCGTCCGTGATGGCGTGACCAACGATTTTATCCGCATTTGGAGCACTGAGACCTTAACCAGTGTCGGCAAACCGATCGAAGCGTCAGGCGCCAGCGGAGCATTTTGGATTGATCAGGTGCCGAGCCGGCGTCTGTTCTCCTCGTTCGGCGGGCAAATGCGGGTGTTTGACTTGGATACCCAAGCCGAGCTTTTGCCGGCGATACGGCTCGACAAGCCGCACGGCACCTGGGCCGCAACTCAGGACAGCCGCCGCGTCATGTTCGGCGGCCGGGACAGAATCGATGGCCTCTGGAGTCTCGAGACGGGTGAGATGCTTGCGCCTCCATTCCGGCATGGCCGGCAGATTCTGGATATCGCACTCAGCCCGGACGGATCGCAGTTGGCGACCATCACCGACGAAGGCGCGTGCGTGCTGTGGAAGTTGAACCTCCGCCGGGAGGACGCCGTCCATCGCTTCAATGCCAACATTCCCGGCATTCGCAGAGGTTCTCCGCAAAGACTCCTGAAGGGCTTCAGCCCTGATCGGCGGCGGTTCCTAATCCCCTTGGACGACGAAACGGTGCGGTTGGTGGACGTGGAGCGCCTGGCGGAAGTGAACCTGCCCGGCACCAAACCTACCAACTGCGCGCCGCATCAATGGACTTTCTCAGCCGACAACCACCAGTGGGCGATAGCTTACGCCCCGACTAATAAACTGGAATCGTCTGTCGTGGAGCTTTGGCGCGACGAGGGAGGGAAGCTCCGACGTCAGATGCTCCCGCATGCGAAGGAAATCCAGAATACTGGTTTTGCTCCCCGTAGCGCGATCGTGGAAATGTGGTACGACGAGAATGGCGCGGGCAGATTCCCATGGCATTTGCATCCGCAGAAAATCCGGAATATGCGTTTTGCTACCGGCAGCGCGAGTTTGATTACCGTTAGTGGCGACCGACAGATTCGATCCTGGCGGACTGACGACGGCGCATTGGAGCATTCAGTGACGGCACCCGAGACGATTGACGAAAGTGGTGATTTGTTCCCGGATGGAAGGACCATCTTCATTGTTCACCGCGACATTGGCTTTGCGCTTTTTGACCTGGTGACCGGCAGTATCACTCCCACGCCCATTGGACCGGGCACCGTTACCGCGTTCGCATTCGATCCTGCCGGCGAGCGTTTCGCCACGGTGACCGCGGAACAGTGGGGACGGGTTTGGAGCACAAAAACGGGAGCGCCACTAAGTCCGCCCGTCAGGCATGACGGCGCCTTGACCTGGGTGGATTGGAGTCCGGATGGCAAACGTATTGCCATGGCCGGAGTCACGCCGGAAGTCAGGGTATGGGAAGCGTCCACGGGCGAACTCTCGCTGCCGCCGCTGCGCATCGGGGATAAGCCACTTGGAACGGTGATGTGGAGCTTGGACGGTCGGTTCATCGTGGCGCGCAGCGGTGAAAATGTCGTGCGTGTCTGGGACTCCACCACCGGGGAAGCCGTGACGCCGCTGCTGAAGCACAACGGTGACGTTCGCCTTGCGCATCTCGTGGCGAACAACCGGCTCATCACGCTCAGCCTGCCGAACAAGCTCCGGGCCTGGGATCTCAAGGAATCGCGTCTTGCCCCGGACGTGCTTGCCGACTACGCGAAGTTGACGTCAGGTCGTCGGCTCAACGCCAGCGGCGTGTTGCTCCCGCTGAAACCCGACGAACTGGCCGAACTCTGCCGCTCCCTCCGCGCCCGCGCGCCGCAGTTGTTCGAGTAA
- a CDS encoding sigma-70 family RNA polymerase sigma factor — translation MQSAHSNSAGDEFIPTRLSLLSRLKRWDDQESWRDFFDTYWKFLYSVALKAGLSDDDARDMVQETVVAVAKGLREGRFKAAEGSSFKAWLKLIVQRRVADHLRRRRLPFAEPASDGEDTELTPLVEKIPAPEASVVDEVWDEEWAKNLADAAIERVKQRVGAKQFQMFDLYVLKEWPVGEVAKTLHANIAQVYLAKHRVTALIKQETEKLRKLMEAEA, via the coding sequence GTGCAATCTGCCCACAGCAATTCCGCCGGGGATGAATTCATCCCCACGCGGCTGAGCCTCCTGAGCCGTCTCAAGCGCTGGGACGATCAGGAAAGCTGGCGCGATTTCTTCGACACCTACTGGAAATTCCTTTACAGCGTCGCCCTCAAGGCCGGCCTCTCGGACGATGACGCGCGGGACATGGTGCAGGAAACCGTGGTGGCCGTGGCCAAGGGCTTGCGCGAGGGACGCTTCAAGGCGGCGGAAGGCAGTTCGTTCAAGGCGTGGCTCAAGTTGATCGTGCAACGGCGCGTCGCCGATCACCTGCGTCGTCGTCGCCTGCCTTTCGCCGAGCCTGCTTCCGACGGCGAGGACACCGAACTTACGCCTCTCGTGGAAAAAATTCCCGCGCCTGAAGCCAGCGTCGTGGACGAAGTGTGGGACGAAGAATGGGCGAAAAACCTCGCCGACGCCGCGATTGAACGGGTGAAACAGCGCGTCGGCGCCAAACAGTTTCAAATGTTCGATCTCTACGTGCTGAAGGAATGGCCCGTCGGCGAAGTCGCGAAAACGCTCCATGCCAACATCGCCCAAGTTTACCTCGCCAAACACCGCGTTACCGCGCTGATCAAGCAGGAAACCGAGAAACTGCGGAAACTTATGGAGGCGGAAGCGTGA
- a CDS encoding sugar phosphate isomerase/epimerase has protein sequence MGKIYFGINLEFVRHNDKPFEWGVEKAAQLGYTHVEPMVHWGRELLSEAGYFHSVSMLDDPLRIKRACEKFGVKLSGLSTHTPLCKPEISVEYLKQAIRFAAECGAPVVNTDEGPKPLWTTEAEDFMLMRYTLMEAAKVAEPRGILIGLEPHQQYSKQPDGLDRIYSLVKSPAIGINFDTGNAHLCGHDPLEWLERVVDRLVHLHAKDISDAQSSTGRGKVTGTPVGCACGDGVIDWAAVIEICRRAKRDIVLSVECGTVEQAGRSIDHLKSLRRGR, from the coding sequence ATGGGCAAAATCTATTTCGGCATCAACCTTGAATTCGTCCGCCACAACGACAAGCCGTTTGAGTGGGGCGTGGAGAAGGCCGCGCAACTCGGCTATACGCACGTCGAGCCAATGGTGCATTGGGGGCGCGAACTGCTGAGCGAAGCCGGCTATTTCCACAGCGTGTCGATGCTCGACGACCCTTTGCGCATCAAACGCGCCTGTGAAAAATTCGGCGTGAAACTCTCCGGCCTTTCGACCCACACGCCGCTTTGCAAACCGGAAATCAGCGTCGAGTATCTCAAGCAGGCCATCCGCTTCGCCGCCGAGTGCGGCGCGCCGGTGGTGAACACCGACGAAGGTCCGAAGCCGCTGTGGACCACCGAGGCCGAGGACTTCATGCTCATGCGCTACACATTGATGGAAGCCGCCAAAGTCGCCGAGCCGCGCGGCATTCTCATCGGCCTTGAACCGCATCAGCAATACAGCAAACAGCCCGACGGTCTGGATCGCATTTACTCGTTGGTGAAAAGCCCGGCCATCGGCATCAACTTCGATACCGGCAACGCTCACCTCTGCGGCCACGATCCGCTGGAATGGCTGGAGCGCGTCGTGGATCGGCTCGTGCACTTGCACGCCAAGGACATCTCGGATGCGCAATCTTCAACCGGGCGCGGCAAGGTCACCGGCACGCCGGTCGGTTGCGCCTGCGGTGATGGTGTGATTGACTGGGCCGCGGTGATTGAGATTTGCCGTCGTGCCAAACGCGACATCGTGCTGTCGGTGGAATGCGGGACCGTGGAACAGGCCGGGCGTTCGATTGATCACCTGAAAAGCTTGAGGCGGGGGCGTTAG
- a CDS encoding PmoA family protein — protein sequence MKSNFRWRLLAAPVFSTVILLAITLQVSAAEITAVVKPEEGRLEWSFDGQKLLTYAFASNQFKPYVKELYTLAGDNVLRDAPADHLHHHGLMYAIRVNGVNFWEEVGEAGHERSIELLSQSTGKSTAGLPQASFTQLIHWVRDADKVVPDTAPVALLVEKRTLTITVDKANQEVALEWRGEFEVGHGAPKVKLHGSEYNGLGLRLPQAFDHVARHQNSDNVPYTRTNNRDVIAAKWSTVSHKLDGHEIMVALFAQPGSVRGDTKFFSMLDPFTYLSVTQGLDKAPLEYSAGEKFSVDYLVTVYPAFKSAEFLQRRHQLWEKSSAAANK from the coding sequence ATGAAAAGCAACTTTCGGTGGCGACTCCTCGCGGCTCCAGTATTTTCAACTGTCATTCTTTTGGCCATTACCTTGCAAGTGAGCGCGGCGGAGATCACCGCCGTTGTGAAACCAGAGGAAGGCCGGCTGGAGTGGAGTTTCGACGGTCAAAAACTGCTCACCTATGCGTTCGCGTCGAACCAGTTCAAACCTTACGTTAAGGAACTTTACACGCTCGCCGGCGACAATGTCCTCCGTGATGCACCCGCCGACCATCTGCATCATCACGGACTGATGTATGCCATCCGCGTCAATGGCGTGAATTTTTGGGAGGAGGTCGGTGAGGCGGGACATGAGCGGTCGATCGAACTGCTGTCGCAGTCCACCGGCAAGAGCACTGCTGGACTGCCGCAGGCGAGCTTCACGCAGTTGATTCATTGGGTGCGCGACGCCGACAAGGTGGTGCCCGACACGGCGCCGGTCGCGTTGCTGGTGGAGAAACGCACGCTCACAATCACGGTGGACAAAGCAAACCAGGAAGTGGCGTTGGAGTGGCGCGGTGAGTTTGAAGTTGGGCACGGCGCACCCAAGGTGAAATTGCACGGCAGCGAATACAACGGCCTCGGTCTGCGCCTGCCACAGGCGTTCGATCATGTCGCCCGGCACCAAAACTCAGACAACGTTCCGTACACTCGAACGAACAACCGCGACGTCATCGCCGCAAAGTGGAGCACCGTTTCGCATAAGCTGGACGGGCACGAAATCATGGTCGCGTTGTTCGCCCAGCCCGGGTCAGTGCGCGGGGATACGAAATTTTTCTCCATGCTTGATCCATTCACCTACCTTTCCGTGACGCAGGGTCTGGACAAGGCGCCGCTGGAGTATTCCGCCGGTGAGAAGTTCAGCGTGGATTATCTCGTGACGGTTTATCCGGCCTTCAAGTCCGCCGAATTTCTGCAACGCCGCCACCAGCTTTGGGAAAAATCAAGCGCCGCGGCGAACAAATGA